The following proteins are encoded in a genomic region of Mus caroli unplaced genomic scaffold, CAROLI_EIJ_v1.1 scaffold_16298_1, whole genome shotgun sequence:
- the LOC110287868 gene encoding olfactory receptor 1468-like — protein sequence MVMNNQTVISQFLLLGLHIPPYHQHEFYILFLAMYITTVLGNLIIITLIILDSHLHTPMYLFLSNLSFTDLCFSSVTVPKLLQNMQSQDTSITYVGCLTQMYFLMVFGAMESFLLVVMAYDRYVAICFPLHYTSTMSPKFCVCVVLLSWVFTIMYSIVHTLLLARLSFCEDNIIPHFFCDISALLKLACSDIFINELMIFILGGPVIAIPFLLIVVSYVRIVSSILKVSSTRGIQKIFSTCGSHLSVVSLFYGTIIGLYLCPSANNSTVKKIAMAMMYTVVTPMLNPFIYSLRNRDMKEALIRVLCKKKISL from the coding sequence atggtaatGAACAACCAAACAGTCATCTCCCAGTTCCTACTTCTGGGTCTGCACATTCCCCCATATCACCAGCATGAATTCTACATACTGTTCCTGGCCATGTACATCACCACTGTCTTGGGGAACCTCATCATTATCACCCTCATAATACTGGACTCCCATCTCCACACACCTATGTACTTGTTTCTCAGCAACTTGTCCTTCACTgacctctgcttttcctctgtcacAGTGCCCAAATTGCTGCAGAACATGCAGAGCCAGGACACATCAATCACCTATGTGGGTTGTCTGACACAAATGTACTTTTTAATGGTTTTTGGTGCTATGGAGAGCTTTCTTCTTGTTGtcatggcctatgatcgctatgtggccatctgcttccctctgcattaCACCAGCACCATGAGTCctaagttctgtgtgtgtgtggtgctgttgTCATGGGTATTTACCATTATGTATTCCATAGTGCACACTCTACTCTTGGCTAGATTGTCATTCTGTGAGGACAATATAATCCCCCATTTTTTCTGTGACATATCTGCCCTGCTCAAGTTGGCCTGCTCtgacatttttataaatgaactAATGATATTTATCTTGGGAGGGCCTGTCATTGCCATCCCATTCTTACTCATTGTTGTGTCCTATGTACGAATTGTCTCTTCCATCCTAAAGGTTTCATCTACTCGGGGTATACAAAAGATCTTCTCCACTTGTGGCTCCCATTTGTCTGTTGTTTCACTGTTCTATGGGACAATTATTGGTCTCTACTTATGTCCATCAGCTAATAACTCTACTGTGAAGAAGATTGCCATGGCCATGATGTACACAGTGGTGACTCCCATGCTGAATCCCTTCATCTATAGCCTGAGGAACAGAGATATGAAAGAGGCCCTGATCAGAGTCCTTTGCAAGAAGAAAATCTCCTTATAA